The following coding sequences lie in one Mucilaginibacter sp. KACC 22773 genomic window:
- a CDS encoding Ig-like domain-containing protein codes for MLNQKPANFYNFFFYIFVSLVILGCAAQQQPQGGPRDVTPPVLVKALPANKTRNFAAKEINLEFDEFIKLANQYTEITMSPTMEKQPEYSANKKHLRIVFKDTLKKNTTYVINFGKGIQDVNESNVMKNFTYVFSTGPHIDSLSISGTVTNTLTRENEKDVTVMLFPLKQDSLLFGKKKPSIFTTTDSSGNFSLNNLHEDQYRIYALKEASPDKIFNNDNELIAFLKKPINLKSDTANIKLNLFKQFPEKFRFSEKRFDVDGKMLLVFNKALQNPSLKIIYPADINNQKFVEFSKTKDTASVFVKYMNFDSIRVAVYDNNKPVDTTYLLKQKKENFVRVFNFKYNISNDKLKPGTDLKITSNLPVDAIDNSQITLKEDSIGLGSSDYTLQKDTGNVKSLTLKYRWRQNAKYELIFNPGAFTDIYGDKNKYASKKFQPDKPENYSSLTLKVTLPDTSKAYVIELLNDQKVVLETTPIRRSGPVAYKTILTGKYFIRVIYDENKNGRWDSGNVHLKKQPENTWVNEKEITLRPNWEAEEPIVVPKEPLTP; via the coding sequence ATGTTAAATCAAAAACCGGCTAATTTTTACAATTTTTTCTTCTATATTTTTGTCTCTTTGGTCATTTTGGGCTGCGCAGCCCAGCAACAACCGCAGGGTGGCCCGCGAGACGTAACACCCCCGGTTTTGGTGAAGGCCTTGCCGGCCAACAAGACCCGCAATTTTGCCGCCAAAGAAATTAACCTGGAATTTGACGAGTTTATAAAACTGGCCAACCAGTACACCGAAATTACCATGAGCCCAACCATGGAAAAACAACCGGAGTATTCGGCTAATAAAAAACACCTGCGTATAGTTTTCAAAGACACCCTTAAAAAAAATACAACCTACGTTATCAATTTTGGAAAAGGCATCCAGGATGTAAACGAAAGTAACGTGATGAAAAATTTCACCTACGTTTTTTCAACCGGCCCCCATATCGATTCGCTGAGCATTTCGGGAACGGTTACCAATACCCTCACCAGGGAAAATGAAAAAGATGTAACGGTAATGCTTTTCCCACTGAAACAAGACTCTCTCCTGTTTGGTAAAAAGAAGCCATCCATTTTTACCACCACCGATTCATCGGGAAATTTTAGTTTAAATAATTTACATGAAGACCAGTATCGTATTTACGCGTTAAAAGAAGCAAGCCCGGATAAAATTTTTAACAACGATAATGAACTCATCGCTTTTTTAAAGAAACCCATCAATCTTAAATCCGATACAGCAAATATCAAACTAAACCTTTTTAAGCAATTCCCCGAAAAATTCCGATTCTCCGAAAAACGATTTGACGTTGATGGAAAAATGTTGCTGGTATTTAATAAGGCTTTGCAAAACCCATCGCTAAAAATAATTTACCCGGCAGATATCAATAACCAGAAGTTTGTAGAATTTAGTAAAACTAAAGATACCGCATCGGTATTTGTAAAATACATGAACTTCGATTCCATCCGGGTAGCCGTTTATGATAACAATAAACCGGTTGACACAACCTACCTGCTAAAACAGAAAAAAGAAAACTTCGTCCGGGTATTCAACTTCAAATACAATATATCCAACGATAAGCTTAAACCAGGTACCGATCTTAAAATTACCAGCAACCTGCCCGTAGATGCTATTGACAATTCTCAGATCACGCTGAAGGAAGATTCTATCGGGCTGGGCTCATCCGATTATACTTTACAAAAAGATACCGGAAATGTTAAGAGCTTAACACTTAAATACCGCTGGCGGCAAAACGCCAAATACGAGCTTATTTTTAACCCCGGCGCATTTACGGATATATATGGTGACAAAAATAAATACGCTTCAAAAAAATTCCAGCCTGATAAGCCCGAAAACTATAGTTCGCTTACGTTGAAAGTTACATTGCCCGATACCTCAAAAGCCTATGTTATTGAGTTGCTTAATGATCAAAAAGTTGTATTAGAGACAACCCCCATAAGGCGAAGCGGGCCTGTTGCCTATAAAACTATTTTAACCGGCAAATACTTCATCAGGGTAATTTACGACGAAAATAAAAATGGCCGTTGGGATAGTGGTAACGTGCACTTAAAAAAGCAACCCGAAAATACCTGGGTAAACGAAAAAGAAATTACCCTGAGGCCCAACTGGGAGGCCGAGGAACCTATTGTAGTGCCCAAGGAGCCACTTACTCCATAA
- the nadA gene encoding quinolinate synthase NadA, producing the protein MDIFEEINVTGFVDEYIDPTLDLFDEIEKLKKEKNAVILAHYYQDPDIQDIADYIGDSLGLSQQAAKTDADVIVFAGVHFMAETAKILSPAKKVLLPDVKAGCSLADSCPPHLFKKFKENYPDHLVITYVNCTAELKALSDIVCTSSNAVQIVESLPKDQKIIFGPDKNLGAYVAKKTGRDLVLWNGACMVHEIFSREKITKLKERHPGAKLLAHPECEEVILQMADYIGSTTGILKYAGTRPEKEFIVATEAGILHQMQKENPDKIFIPAPPNNSCACNDCPHMKRNTLEKLYLCLKNGLPEVTVPEHIIEKAVKPIERMLEISARLGL; encoded by the coding sequence ATGGATATCTTCGAAGAAATAAATGTGACAGGATTTGTGGACGAATACATCGACCCAACCCTTGACTTGTTTGATGAAATTGAAAAACTCAAAAAGGAAAAAAATGCCGTCATTTTGGCCCATTACTACCAGGATCCCGATATACAGGATATTGCAGATTATATTGGCGATAGCCTTGGGCTATCGCAGCAGGCTGCCAAAACCGATGCCGACGTTATCGTTTTTGCCGGGGTACATTTTATGGCCGAGACTGCCAAAATACTTTCGCCTGCAAAGAAGGTATTACTACCCGACGTAAAGGCAGGATGCTCATTAGCAGATAGTTGCCCTCCACATTTATTTAAAAAGTTTAAAGAAAACTATCCGGATCACCTGGTGATCACCTACGTAAACTGTACTGCAGAACTGAAAGCTTTAAGCGATATTGTGTGTACATCGAGCAACGCAGTGCAGATTGTAGAAAGCTTGCCGAAAGATCAGAAGATCATCTTCGGCCCCGATAAAAACCTTGGCGCGTACGTAGCCAAAAAAACAGGCCGCGACCTGGTATTGTGGAACGGGGCCTGCATGGTGCATGAAATTTTCAGCCGCGAAAAGATAACCAAACTGAAGGAAAGGCACCCCGGCGCAAAGCTGTTGGCGCATCCCGAATGTGAAGAAGTGATATTGCAAATGGCCGACTATATAGGCTCTACAACGGGTATTTTAAAGTACGCGGGTACTCGCCCCGAAAAAGAGTTTATAGTGGCTACAGAGGCCGGAATACTGCACCAGATGCAAAAAGAGAACCCGGATAAGATATTCATCCCGGCGCCACCAAACAACAGCTGTGCCTGCAACGATTGCCCGCACATGAAACGCAACACACTGGAAAAATTGTACCTGTGTTTAAAGAATGGATTACCAGAGGTTACCGTACCTGAGCATATTATTGAAAAAGCAGTGAAGCCGATTGAGAGGATGCTGGAGATATCGGCGAGGCTGGGGTTATGA
- a CDS encoding gamma carbonic anhydrase family protein: MPLILPVKDKSPIWGEDCFIAENATIVGDVVIGSNCSVWFNAVIRGDVHYIRIGDNTNIQDGAVIHATYLRAPTNIGSNVSIGHNALVHGCTLHDHTLVGMGAIVMDHAVVNQFVIIAAGAVVLENTVCESGFLYAGMPAKKIKPLTDQQIELLKQLPKNYIMYSGWFME, translated from the coding sequence ATGCCGCTGATATTACCTGTAAAAGATAAAAGCCCAATCTGGGGCGAAGATTGTTTCATCGCCGAAAACGCTACCATTGTTGGCGATGTAGTTATTGGCAGTAATTGTTCGGTTTGGTTTAATGCGGTTATCCGGGGCGATGTGCATTATATCAGGATAGGGGACAATACCAATATCCAGGATGGCGCGGTGATACATGCTACCTATTTAAGGGCGCCTACAAATATTGGAAGTAATGTATCTATCGGCCACAACGCCCTGGTGCATGGCTGTACGCTGCATGACCATACCCTGGTGGGCATGGGCGCTATCGTAATGGATCATGCGGTTGTTAACCAGTTTGTGATCATTGCTGCCGGCGCGGTAGTATTGGAAAATACGGTTTGCGAATCGGGTTTTTTATATGCCGGTATGCCTGCAAAAAAAATAAAGCCTTTAACAGATCAGCAAATAGAGCTGCTTAAGCAGCTTCCAAAAAACTATATCATGTATTCGGGTTGGTTTATGGAGTAA